From the Pomacea canaliculata isolate SZHN2017 linkage group LG4, ASM307304v1, whole genome shotgun sequence genome, one window contains:
- the LOC112562168 gene encoding WASH complex subunit 2-like isoform X1 has translation MFGGLDPAALLKKKPRKPSTDEEKDGEREEKSEDVKKEDKKEPPAVGEKPAREKALSVSDPLFGDGDNDDLFGKPQPVIVTKPVPILATKPQRPKVDVPRPPGFGEPPTEPSLGETTPKTPQSPKPPLSPPSDTKPFKKPTGGVALFGGLGPLAELKKRTASQNEDTSPLSETPSDLQSPLSPVSSEDLFEEKPGSAVKSGSFSKPQPPKGKIGSLQKNLGLNPAALLPGALPPNRDTDPGGVDFDDPADVSTLQSASKDRAKVISRRRPQSRKARKKAALTSGISFEDATTPTSPELPSFPGQELDVPEVKDLFSNDDLFSEGPSAFKPPVKQAVRQEDSISKEQLDGGATKAESKPATRPAVLDDDDNLFSVSKSKPKNQLDLFGDSKPKSAAVDLFGSIESKPSMDSQRNVTSASSKDADEDGLFSSSSSSSTTTTKIPKITVEDDDIFADSSLNAKKAKKEKIAESIDSTETIAQTKHTKEDDIFASSTTPAASERRRPKKAVTKDETLFKDDTDIFADLPAAKPKENKKKKKTTEKKVVEQKDIDDIFADSSPAAPKSKKKASSTKGAAVTNTDNIFDDPLNLAGK, from the exons ATGTTTGGAGGGCTTGACCCTGCTGCCTTGTTGAAGAAAAAGCCAAGAAAACCTTCAACAGATGAAGAGAAagatggggagagggaggaaaaatcAGAGGATgttaaaaaggaagacaaaaaagaacCCCCTGCTGTTGGCGAAAAGCCAGCCAGAGAGAAAGCATTATCAG tGTCTGATCCTCTCTTTGGTGATGGGGACAATGATGATTTGTTTGGCAAACCCCAGCCAGTGATTGTGACAAAGCCAGTCCCTATTTTGGCTACTAAACCACAACGACCTAAAGTGGATGTGCCGCGCCCACCAGGTTTTGGGGAACCACCAACTGAGCCATCATTAGGGGAGACTACACCGAAAACACCACAGTCACCAAAGCCACCTCTGTCTCCACCATCT GACACAAAGCCTTTCAAAAAGCCAACAGGGGGCGTTGCCTTATTTGGAGGACTGGGGCCTTTGGCAGAGCTGAAAAAGAGGACAGCCTCACAGAATGAGGATACATCACCATTATCTGAGACACCCA GTGATTTGCAGTCTCCTTTGTCACCTGTGTCCTCAGAAGATCTGTTTGAGGAAAAA CCTGGATCAGCAGTGAAGTCTGGAAGTTTTTCTAAACCCCAACCACCTAAAGGCAAGATAGGCAGCTTACAg AAAAATCTTGGGTTAAACCCTGCAGCTCTGCTCCCAGGCGCATTGCCGCCTAACAGAGACACGGATCCTGGAGGTGTAGATTTTGATGACCCTGCAGATGTTAGCACTCTCCAGAGTGCTTCAAAA GACCGAGCAAAGGTGATTTCGCGTCGAAGACCACAAAGTCGCAAAGCTCGGAAAAAGGCAGCTCTGACCTCTGGCATCAGTTTTGAGGATGCCACAACCCCAACATCACCAGAGTTACCTTCTTTTCCTGGTCAGGAGCTAGATGTGCCAGAAGTGAAAGATTTGTTCAGCAATGATGATCTTTTCTCAGAAGGACCATCAGCCTTTAAGCCTCCTGTTAAGCAGGCAGTCCGGCAGGAAGATTCAATTAGCAAAGAACAACTGGATGGTGGTGCAACTAAAGCAGAGTCAAAGCCAGCAACAAGACCTGctgtgcttgatgatgatgataatttgttCAGTGTTTCCAAGTCAAAACCCAAAAATCAGCTTGATTTATTTGGTGATTCCAAACCTAAATCTGCTGCTGTTGATTTGTTTGGAAGTATTGAATCAAAGCCATCCATGGATTCCCAGAGAAATGTTACCAGTGCTTCCTCAAAAGATGCTGATGAAGATGGCTTGTTCTCATcaagttcatcatcatcaacaacaacaacaaaaattcctAAGATAACAGTTGAAGATGATGACATTTTTGCAGATTCCAGTCTAAATGCAAAGAAAG caaagaaagaaaaaattgcagAAAGCATTGACAGTACGGAAACAATAGCCCAGACAAAACACACCAAG GAGGATGACATCTTTGCCAGCTCTACGACACCAGCAGCAAGTGAGCGCAGGCGGCCCAAAAAAGCTGTAACAAAAGACGAGACCCTTTTCAAAGATGATACTGACATTTTTGCTGACCTGCCAGCAGccaaaccaaaagaaaacaaaaagaaaaagaagacaacagaGAAGAAAGTAGTTGAGCAGAAAGACATTG ATGACATCTTTGCTGATTCATCCCCTGCTGCACCCAAGTCAAAAAAGAAGGCATCATCTACCAAAGGAGCCGCAGTAACAAACACTGATAACATTTTTGATGACCCCCTTAATCTGGCTGGAAAGTAA
- the LOC112562168 gene encoding WASH complex subunit 2-like isoform X2 has translation MFGGLDPAALLKKKPRKPSTDEEKDGEREEKSEDVKKEDKKEPPAVGEKPAREKALSVSDPLFGDGDNDDLFGKPQPVIVTKPVPILATKPQRPKVDVPRPPGFGEPPTEPSLGETTPKTPQSPKPPLSPPSDTKPFKKPTGGVALFGGLGPLAELKKRTASQNEDTSPLSETPSDLQSPLSPVSSEDLFEEKKNLGLNPAALLPGALPPNRDTDPGGVDFDDPADVSTLQSASKDRAKVISRRRPQSRKARKKAALTSGISFEDATTPTSPELPSFPGQELDVPEVKDLFSNDDLFSEGPSAFKPPVKQAVRQEDSISKEQLDGGATKAESKPATRPAVLDDDDNLFSVSKSKPKNQLDLFGDSKPKSAAVDLFGSIESKPSMDSQRNVTSASSKDADEDGLFSSSSSSSTTTTKIPKITVEDDDIFADSSLNAKKAKKEKIAESIDSTETIAQTKHTKEDDIFASSTTPAASERRRPKKAVTKDETLFKDDTDIFADLPAAKPKENKKKKKTTEKKVVEQKDIDDIFADSSPAAPKSKKKASSTKGAAVTNTDNIFDDPLNLAGK, from the exons ATGTTTGGAGGGCTTGACCCTGCTGCCTTGTTGAAGAAAAAGCCAAGAAAACCTTCAACAGATGAAGAGAAagatggggagagggaggaaaaatcAGAGGATgttaaaaaggaagacaaaaaagaacCCCCTGCTGTTGGCGAAAAGCCAGCCAGAGAGAAAGCATTATCAG tGTCTGATCCTCTCTTTGGTGATGGGGACAATGATGATTTGTTTGGCAAACCCCAGCCAGTGATTGTGACAAAGCCAGTCCCTATTTTGGCTACTAAACCACAACGACCTAAAGTGGATGTGCCGCGCCCACCAGGTTTTGGGGAACCACCAACTGAGCCATCATTAGGGGAGACTACACCGAAAACACCACAGTCACCAAAGCCACCTCTGTCTCCACCATCT GACACAAAGCCTTTCAAAAAGCCAACAGGGGGCGTTGCCTTATTTGGAGGACTGGGGCCTTTGGCAGAGCTGAAAAAGAGGACAGCCTCACAGAATGAGGATACATCACCATTATCTGAGACACCCA GTGATTTGCAGTCTCCTTTGTCACCTGTGTCCTCAGAAGATCTGTTTGAGGAAAAA AAAAATCTTGGGTTAAACCCTGCAGCTCTGCTCCCAGGCGCATTGCCGCCTAACAGAGACACGGATCCTGGAGGTGTAGATTTTGATGACCCTGCAGATGTTAGCACTCTCCAGAGTGCTTCAAAA GACCGAGCAAAGGTGATTTCGCGTCGAAGACCACAAAGTCGCAAAGCTCGGAAAAAGGCAGCTCTGACCTCTGGCATCAGTTTTGAGGATGCCACAACCCCAACATCACCAGAGTTACCTTCTTTTCCTGGTCAGGAGCTAGATGTGCCAGAAGTGAAAGATTTGTTCAGCAATGATGATCTTTTCTCAGAAGGACCATCAGCCTTTAAGCCTCCTGTTAAGCAGGCAGTCCGGCAGGAAGATTCAATTAGCAAAGAACAACTGGATGGTGGTGCAACTAAAGCAGAGTCAAAGCCAGCAACAAGACCTGctgtgcttgatgatgatgataatttgttCAGTGTTTCCAAGTCAAAACCCAAAAATCAGCTTGATTTATTTGGTGATTCCAAACCTAAATCTGCTGCTGTTGATTTGTTTGGAAGTATTGAATCAAAGCCATCCATGGATTCCCAGAGAAATGTTACCAGTGCTTCCTCAAAAGATGCTGATGAAGATGGCTTGTTCTCATcaagttcatcatcatcaacaacaacaacaaaaattcctAAGATAACAGTTGAAGATGATGACATTTTTGCAGATTCCAGTCTAAATGCAAAGAAAG caaagaaagaaaaaattgcagAAAGCATTGACAGTACGGAAACAATAGCCCAGACAAAACACACCAAG GAGGATGACATCTTTGCCAGCTCTACGACACCAGCAGCAAGTGAGCGCAGGCGGCCCAAAAAAGCTGTAACAAAAGACGAGACCCTTTTCAAAGATGATACTGACATTTTTGCTGACCTGCCAGCAGccaaaccaaaagaaaacaaaaagaaaaagaagacaacagaGAAGAAAGTAGTTGAGCAGAAAGACATTG ATGACATCTTTGCTGATTCATCCCCTGCTGCACCCAAGTCAAAAAAGAAGGCATCATCTACCAAAGGAGCCGCAGTAACAAACACTGATAACATTTTTGATGACCCCCTTAATCTGGCTGGAAAGTAA